A window of the Brassica oleracea var. oleracea cultivar TO1000 chromosome C1, BOL, whole genome shotgun sequence genome harbors these coding sequences:
- the LOC106339800 gene encoding inactive protein kinase SELMODRAFT_444075-like, with product MLFYQVGDFGLARWQPDGELGVETRVIGTFGYLAPEYAESGQITEKADVYSFGVVLAELVTGRKAIDITRPKGQQCLTEWARPLLEDYAVDELIDPRLGDRFVESEVICMLHAASLCIRRDPHLRPRMSQVLRILEGDMIVDGNYGSTPGSDAGNRSGRFWAEHYSGQLTKDGYGSGRFSERMSVETPRLALRERERGQRLELNHNKQ from the exons ATGTTATTCTATCAGGTTGGAGACTTTGGTCTAGCGAGATGGCAGCCTGATGGGGAACTTGGTGTAGAGACACGAGTGATTGGAACATTCGG CTATTTAGCTCCAGAGTATGCTGAAAGCGGACAGATCACAGAGAAAGCGGATGTCTACTCGTTTGGGGTTGTTCTAGCTGAGCTAGTCACTGGACGCAAAGCCATTGATATCACCAGGCCTAAAGGCCAGCAATGCCTCACTGAATGG GCGCGTCCGCTACTTGAAGACTATGCGGTGGATGAACTAATCGATCCGAGGCTTGGGGACCGTTTTGTAGAAAGTGAGGTTATTTGTATGCTTCATGCAGCTTCTTTGTGTATACGTAGAGACCCGCATTTGAGGCCACGCATGTCTCAG GTGTTGCGTATACTGGAAGGAGATATGATAGTGGATGGGAACTACGGTTCAACTCCAGGCTCAGACGCAGGCAACAGAAGTGGGAGGTTCTGGGCGGAACATTACAGCGGCCAGCTAACGAAAGATGGGTATGGGTCGGGTAGGTTCAGTGAAAGGATGTCTGTTGAAACGCCAAGACTAGCTTTACGTGAGAGGGAAAGAGGTCAGAGGTTGGAACTAAACCACAACAAGCAATAA
- the LOC106298724 gene encoding PRA1 family protein F3-like, with amino-acid sequence MTNYGAIQTSSHTSPSPVVDVESLSSDNNQCTACAMPRRPWGVMFDFHSMGLPHGVSDASSRFKTNYNYFRTNYGIFFSINILIAIFGIKHPFSLIAFTMLVSIYILLYYLQEDEEPIKLFCCQISDQMIRIVKTCLFLLTMALLVVTNATYVIYGWPLVIVYVPILIHTVVRKTDDLFLDEEAATRTETYWSSLRFHVMFALFNLYFSFG; translated from the coding sequence ATGACAAACTATGGCGCGATTCAAACCTCGTCTCATACATCGCCGTCACCGGTGGTGGATGTCGAGTCTCTATCAAGCGACAACAACCAATGCACCGCGTGCGCCATGCCCCGTCGTCCTTGGGGAGTGATGTTCGACTTCCACTCCATGGGACTTCCTCACGGCGTCTCCGATGCTTCCTCCAGGTTCAAAACGAACTACAACTACTTCCGCACGAACTACGGGATCTTCTTTTCCATCAACATCTTGATAGCCATCTTCGGCATCAAGCATCCGTTCTCGCTCATCGCCTTCACCATGTTGGTTTCCATCTATATCTTACTTTATTACCTCCAGGAGGACGAAGAGCCGATCAAGCTGTTCTGTTGTCAGATCAGTGATCAGATGATTCGGATCGTCAAGACTTGCTTGTTTTTGTTAACCATGGCTCTTCTCGTCGTGACCAACGCAACGTACGTGATCTACGGTTGGCCGTTGGTGATCGTATATGTGCCGATCTTGATCCATACGGTGGTTAGGAAGACGGATGATCTATTCTTGGATGAAGAGGCGGCGACGAGGACTGAGACTTATTGGAGCTCACTCCGTTTCCATGTCATG